In the genome of Candidatus Neomarinimicrobiota bacterium, one region contains:
- a CDS encoding polyprenol monophosphomannose synthase, with protein sequence MKTLIISPTYNESKNIANLIQKVNSINPDYHMLIIDDNSPDGTGDLVESLQKKYNNIHLEKRPGKAGLGTAYCFGFQWALEREYDIIVQMDADLSHNPDDVPGLIEKLGEADLIIGSRYVHGVSVVNWPIRRLVLSYGANLYTRIITGLPVKDSTGGFKAWKREVLGSIDFEKVHSQGYSFQIEMNFRSWCNGYNIHEHPIIFVDRTIGESKMSKAIMIEAIFMVWKLKLRKIFGLL encoded by the coding sequence ATGAAAACACTCATTATTTCTCCGACTTACAACGAAAGTAAGAACATTGCAAATTTGATTCAGAAAGTGAATTCGATTAATCCGGATTATCATATGTTGATTATTGACGATAATTCACCGGATGGCACCGGTGATCTTGTGGAAAGCCTTCAAAAAAAGTACAACAATATTCACCTTGAGAAACGTCCGGGAAAAGCTGGCTTGGGAACCGCGTATTGTTTTGGATTTCAATGGGCGCTGGAAAGAGAATACGACATTATTGTCCAAATGGACGCTGACCTTTCTCATAATCCGGATGATGTACCGGGTTTGATTGAAAAATTAGGCGAAGCAGATTTGATAATTGGCAGTCGATATGTGCACGGAGTGAGTGTTGTAAATTGGCCCATTCGAAGGCTTGTGTTGAGCTACGGCGCGAATTTATATACTCGAATAATCACCGGGCTTCCTGTGAAAGATAGCACAGGAGGTTTTAAAGCATGGAAGCGCGAAGTGCTGGGTTCTATTGATTTTGAAAAAGTGCATTCGCAGGGGTATTCTTTTCAGATTGAAATGAACTTCAGATCGTGGTGTAACGGGTACAATATTCATGAGCATCCTATTATTTTTGTGGACCGCACCATTGGAGAATCCAAGATGTCTAAAGCTATTATGATTGAAGCCATTTTTATGGTGTGGAAACTCAAACTGCGCAAGATTTTCGGATTGCTGTAA
- the lgt gene encoding prolipoprotein diacylglyceryl transferase: MIPVLFEIGPIKIYSYGFMLVVAFYSCYFLLAKDLKRLGHNSELASNIIMASAIGGILGSKIYYLIENYSRVIEDPFGMIFSGSGLVFLGGLMGGILGVTLVFRKHKLNWLEFADVAAPMMILGYAIGRVGCFLVGDDYGIPSRLPWAMHFPNGIPATTTFSFENYYPWVDISGWAPGNLTVHPTQMYETIIGFLIFAFLWKKRKSVKVAGSLFFTYLILAGIERFSIEFIRTNPKYLLNTFSGAQVISLIMIAVGIGFFLFYQKKIQPKEQT, encoded by the coding sequence ATGATTCCCGTATTATTTGAAATTGGCCCTATCAAGATTTATTCATACGGGTTCATGCTCGTTGTAGCGTTTTATTCTTGCTATTTCCTTTTAGCAAAAGATTTGAAACGTCTTGGGCATAATTCAGAACTGGCGTCCAACATTATTATGGCATCTGCTATTGGCGGAATTTTGGGTTCAAAAATCTATTATCTAATTGAAAATTATAGTCGAGTTATTGAAGATCCTTTTGGAATGATTTTTAGTGGTTCCGGACTTGTGTTTTTAGGTGGACTCATGGGCGGAATCCTTGGTGTTACGCTTGTTTTTAGAAAGCATAAATTGAATTGGCTAGAATTTGCAGATGTTGCTGCACCTATGATGATTCTTGGATATGCGATTGGCCGTGTTGGGTGTTTTCTTGTTGGCGACGATTATGGGATTCCAAGCCGACTTCCGTGGGCGATGCATTTTCCAAATGGAATTCCTGCAACAACAACATTCAGTTTTGAAAACTATTATCCTTGGGTCGATATTTCAGGATGGGCTCCGGGAAATTTGACGGTTCATCCTACTCAAATGTACGAAACGATTATTGGTTTTTTGATATTTGCATTTCTTTGGAAAAAACGGAAATCTGTTAAAGTAGCTGGAAGCCTTTTTTTCACTTATCTCATTCTTGCAGGAATTGAGCGTTTCTCAATAGAATTTATTCGCACAAATCCAAAATATCTACTGAATACCTTTTCCGGGGCGCAAGTTATTTCCTTGATCATGATTGCAGTTGGAATTGGTTTTTTCCTATTCTATCAGAAGAAAATCCAACCAAAGGAACAGACATAG
- a CDS encoding DUF4837 family protein, with translation MNKLTSLCLILLFFNCDLPKRNALGADNELLVVCSKDLQNEMRSVLSIIFSDTLFTPQPEPLYRLVFVEPNQYSKIKQNVNIVFGSIGTDLSDPGTKLVKSLLSKSQYEDSMHGANQLILSKNVFAQDQLVLFINGTTYSQIKNRAHEQASKILSYYETLYEKRQKKHLFENARQEDLEKRILQAYGWSMKIPWGYTILQEDQDRGIFWIGRDIPYRWFAIHWEDGLVVSDSASADQYFRNFTEEMLGSIQLNAYKFSSELEPFNDWTTWTYGGIWEHQEEAQGGPFKGYLFYDGISNKTYAIFLLVFHPGNDKSLLLKQLDFMAHSFFVDENGYY, from the coding sequence TTGAATAAACTCACTTCACTGTGCCTGATTTTACTTTTCTTTAATTGCGATTTGCCAAAACGGAATGCGCTTGGGGCAGATAATGAGTTGTTGGTTGTGTGCTCAAAAGATTTACAAAATGAAATGCGATCTGTGCTTTCGATTATTTTTTCTGATACCCTATTCACTCCACAACCTGAACCATTATATCGTCTCGTTTTTGTCGAACCGAATCAATATTCAAAAATTAAACAAAACGTAAATATCGTTTTTGGTTCGATCGGGACTGACCTCTCAGATCCAGGAACGAAATTGGTTAAATCATTGCTTTCGAAATCTCAATACGAGGATTCCATGCACGGTGCTAATCAACTTATTTTATCAAAAAATGTATTCGCTCAAGATCAGCTTGTGTTATTTATAAACGGGACAACTTATTCGCAAATAAAGAATCGGGCACATGAACAAGCTTCTAAAATTTTGAGCTATTATGAAACATTGTACGAAAAACGTCAGAAAAAACATTTATTTGAAAATGCTCGGCAAGAAGACCTCGAAAAACGGATTTTACAAGCATACGGATGGAGTATGAAAATTCCCTGGGGATATACGATTTTACAAGAGGATCAAGATCGTGGAATATTTTGGATTGGGAGAGACATTCCCTATCGATGGTTTGCCATACATTGGGAAGACGGACTTGTGGTTTCAGATTCTGCGTCAGCCGACCAATATTTTCGAAATTTTACGGAAGAAATGTTGGGTTCTATTCAATTAAATGCATACAAATTTTCTTCAGAATTGGAACCGTTTAATGACTGGACAACTTGGACCTACGGTGGAATTTGGGAACATCAAGAAGAAGCGCAGGGAGGTCCGTTTAAAGGTTACCTGTTTTATGATGGAATATCTAACAAGACGTATGCCATATTTTTATTAGTCTTCCATCCCGGGAATGATAAATCTTTATTACTGAAACAGTTAGATTTTATGGCACATAGTTTCTTTGTGGATGAAAATGGTTATTATTAG
- the lepA gene encoding elongation factor 4 codes for MSTTHIRNFCIIAHIDHGKSTLADRLLEVTHTLRKKDMKAQVLDSMDLERERGITIKSHPIQMHYKHGDGTEYIINLIDTPGHVDFSYEVSRSLAACEGALLLVDSSQGVEAQTVSNAYLAIEHDLVIIPVINKIDLPSARIEDVTGQIVELIGCKPEEIIHTSAKDGSGIDALLSAVVDQIPAPKENENAPARALIFDSTYDNYQGAIAYVRVMDGVLKPGNRARFFAHDREYDISEVGHFIMNRIKSAEIKSGDVGYVVGNIRDVNHVLPGDTLTTKENPASEPLPGYEEMKPMVFSGMYPADADDYEQLRQALEKLKLNDASLIFDPETSEAMGFGFRCGFLGLLHMEIIQERLEREFNLTLVTTTPNVKYKLNLRDGTELEVDTPAKMPSSGEIDKINEPFVSAEIVTPKEYIGGLMKLCQSKRGIYKNTDYLTPDKAQLHYDLPLGEIIFDFYDKLKSASRGYASLDYTLQDFRPGTLQKLDILLAGDPVDALSTIIHSDEAYQRGVALCSKLKELIPRQMFEVAIQASIGTRIISRATVKALKKNVTAKCYGGDITRKRKLWEKQKAGKKRMKKIGKVEIPQEALLAVLQLDKN; via the coding sequence ATGTCAACCACCCACATACGAAATTTCTGCATCATCGCCCACATTGATCACGGCAAGTCTACGCTTGCGGATAGACTATTAGAAGTCACCCACACGCTCCGCAAAAAGGACATGAAAGCACAAGTGTTGGATTCGATGGACCTAGAGCGCGAGCGCGGTATTACCATCAAAAGTCATCCGATTCAAATGCATTACAAACATGGTGACGGCACCGAATATATTATTAATCTTATTGATACGCCAGGCCACGTGGATTTTTCATACGAAGTCAGCCGAAGCCTTGCCGCGTGCGAGGGTGCGCTGCTATTGGTGGATTCGTCACAAGGTGTAGAAGCGCAAACTGTAAGCAATGCGTATTTGGCAATTGAACACGACCTGGTAATTATTCCCGTCATAAACAAGATAGATCTTCCCAGCGCTCGGATAGAAGACGTAACCGGGCAAATTGTGGAACTCATTGGGTGCAAACCAGAGGAAATAATTCACACCAGTGCGAAAGATGGTTCAGGAATTGATGCGCTTTTGAGTGCCGTGGTGGATCAGATACCAGCTCCAAAAGAAAATGAAAATGCGCCGGCGCGTGCCCTCATTTTTGATTCCACCTATGATAATTACCAGGGTGCCATCGCGTATGTTCGAGTAATGGATGGCGTATTAAAACCAGGAAACCGTGCTAGATTTTTTGCACACGACAGAGAATACGACATTAGCGAAGTCGGTCATTTTATCATGAATCGAATCAAATCTGCCGAGATTAAATCCGGGGATGTTGGTTATGTGGTTGGAAATATAAGAGATGTGAATCATGTCCTTCCCGGTGATACTCTTACCACCAAAGAAAATCCCGCATCCGAGCCATTGCCGGGATATGAAGAAATGAAACCGATGGTTTTTTCGGGAATGTATCCGGCGGATGCAGATGATTATGAACAGCTTCGGCAAGCACTTGAAAAACTTAAGCTAAATGATGCATCGCTCATTTTTGATCCGGAAACAAGTGAAGCTATGGGATTCGGATTCCGCTGCGGATTTCTCGGACTTCTGCATATGGAAATTATTCAAGAACGACTCGAAAGAGAATTTAATCTGACACTGGTAACAACAACGCCTAATGTAAAGTATAAGCTCAATCTTCGCGATGGAACAGAATTGGAAGTTGACACTCCCGCAAAAATGCCATCTTCCGGAGAAATTGATAAAATAAATGAGCCCTTCGTATCTGCCGAAATTGTAACTCCCAAAGAATACATTGGCGGACTTATGAAACTATGCCAATCTAAACGGGGGATTTATAAGAATACTGATTATCTTACTCCGGACAAGGCGCAGTTGCATTATGATCTTCCTTTGGGTGAAATCATTTTTGATTTTTACGATAAGCTGAAATCGGCTTCCCGCGGGTACGCATCGCTGGATTACACGCTGCAGGATTTTCGTCCAGGAACGCTTCAGAAATTGGATATTCTTCTCGCGGGTGATCCCGTAGATGCGCTGTCCACTATTATTCACTCAGACGAAGCCTACCAACGAGGGGTTGCTCTTTGTTCAAAATTAAAAGAACTGATTCCCAGGCAAATGTTTGAAGTAGCAATTCAGGCTTCTATTGGTACACGGATTATTTCACGCGCTACCGTAAAAGCGCTTAAAAAAAATGTAACAGCCAAGTGTTATGGCGGCGATATTACACGGAAGCGGAAATTGTGGGAAAAACAAAAAGCAGGGAAAAAGCGGATGAAAAAAATTGGCAAAGTTGAAATTCCGCAGGAAGCCCTTCTTGCTGTACTGCAATTGGATAAAAATTGA
- a CDS encoding NAD+ synthase — protein MKIALCQINPTLGAFSFNEEKMLDVYNNAVGQDADLVVFPELAITGYPPQDLLYWDSFIEKNLETLNSIVLKTTVPMIIGYVRRENGNLYNSAALCSNGEIVDSYDKILLPTYDVFDEDRYFTAGTKPGIFQITLKEKLIKIGIQICEDLWDEDYTCKVSSELKNSDAEMIINISASPYREGKSANRRNLISKKVNETELPFVYCNMVGAQDELIFDGSSLAMNAAGVVIACGKAFSEDLVLVDTDNLNPAHTHSMQREEEMYSALVLGVKDYFRKTNHSEAVIGLSGGIDSSLVACIAADALGADQVHGVAMPSKYSSDHSLVDAKALAENLNINFETIPINELVDTYENSLKSVFIGQKPNVTEENIQARARGNILMAMSNKFGWLCLSTGNKTELALGYCTLYGDMSGGLSVISDLSKSDVYALSNWVNRDSERIPNRCITKTPSAELAPGQEDPFNYEIVSPLVDALVEERQSPSSLINDGADADLVNDLANRIRINEYKRRQAATGLRVTRKAFGMGRRIPIVNHFKGD, from the coding sequence ATGAAAATTGCCCTCTGCCAAATCAATCCAACGCTCGGTGCTTTTTCTTTCAATGAAGAAAAGATGCTGGATGTTTACAATAATGCAGTCGGTCAGGATGCTGATCTTGTCGTTTTCCCGGAATTAGCAATTACGGGTTATCCACCTCAGGATTTGCTGTATTGGGATTCTTTTATCGAGAAGAATCTCGAAACACTTAATTCTATTGTTTTAAAAACGACTGTCCCGATGATAATCGGCTATGTGAGAAGAGAGAATGGCAATCTTTACAACAGCGCCGCCCTGTGCAGCAATGGGGAAATAGTGGATTCTTACGACAAAATTCTATTACCAACGTATGATGTATTTGATGAAGATCGCTACTTTACTGCCGGAACGAAGCCTGGGATTTTTCAAATTACTCTAAAAGAAAAATTGATAAAAATCGGAATTCAGATCTGTGAAGACCTTTGGGATGAGGATTACACATGCAAAGTTTCTAGTGAACTCAAAAATTCTGACGCTGAAATGATTATTAATATTTCCGCTTCTCCCTACAGGGAAGGAAAGTCTGCAAATCGTCGCAATCTCATTTCCAAAAAAGTGAATGAAACAGAACTTCCATTTGTGTACTGTAATATGGTCGGCGCACAAGATGAGCTCATTTTTGACGGATCGTCTCTGGCGATGAATGCAGCCGGCGTTGTGATTGCTTGCGGAAAAGCATTTTCTGAAGACTTGGTATTGGTAGATACCGATAATCTTAATCCAGCACACACGCATTCCATGCAGCGCGAGGAAGAAATGTATTCTGCACTTGTCCTCGGTGTGAAAGATTATTTCAGGAAAACTAACCATTCGGAAGCGGTGATTGGCCTCAGCGGAGGAATTGATTCCAGTCTGGTAGCCTGTATTGCTGCAGATGCGCTCGGCGCAGACCAAGTCCACGGTGTTGCTATGCCATCCAAATACTCGAGCGATCATAGTCTCGTTGACGCGAAGGCGCTTGCAGAAAATCTGAACATCAATTTTGAAACAATTCCGATCAACGAACTTGTGGATACGTATGAGAATTCATTGAAATCTGTGTTTATCGGACAAAAACCCAATGTTACCGAAGAAAATATACAGGCACGTGCTCGGGGAAACATCCTGATGGCAATGTCAAATAAATTTGGCTGGCTGTGTCTTTCCACGGGAAATAAAACTGAACTTGCGCTCGGCTATTGCACGCTCTACGGAGATATGAGCGGCGGACTTTCTGTTATTTCTGATTTGTCCAAATCTGATGTGTACGCCCTTTCCAATTGGGTGAATCGCGATTCTGAGCGAATTCCAAATCGATGTATTACCAAAACACCATCTGCAGAATTAGCGCCGGGACAGGAAGATCCGTTTAATTATGAAATTGTCAGTCCGTTAGTAGATGCCCTAGTAGAAGAAAGACAAAGTCCATCTTCGCTAATTAATGATGGAGCTGACGCTGATTTGGTGAATGATCTGGCAAATCGAATCCGCATAAATGAGTATAAACGACGGCAAGCGGCTACAGGTTTAAGAGTTACGCGAAAAGCATTCGGGATGGGACGACGCATTCCTATTGTAAATCATTTTAAGGGAGACTGA
- a CDS encoding CPBP family intramembrane metalloprotease produces MARQKTTYWQDTATPFYSFVFTLPLFLIYELGVFAITKNDLMVLRNGADVLMRQVLGSLGMYGMYGFSGAFLIGFMAAFMRQKKALASTAVRSEYLLRMLGESVMWGCILFLVMSFTPLLLMSPVLGQLVQQGVLAIGAGIYEEFVFRVILISIFVAVLGFIFQWKRSTSRVGAIILASALFSAFHFVGEFGDTPTLALFLIRFSAGIFLGTLYVFRGFGVAAYTHTIYDLIVLFQVATRS; encoded by the coding sequence GTGGCTAGACAGAAAACCACATATTGGCAGGATACCGCTACACCATTTTACAGTTTTGTGTTTACGCTACCCTTGTTTTTGATCTATGAACTCGGTGTTTTTGCTATAACTAAAAATGATTTGATGGTTTTAAGAAACGGTGCCGACGTACTTATGCGGCAAGTATTGGGATCGCTTGGCATGTACGGAATGTATGGGTTTAGCGGAGCATTTTTAATTGGATTTATGGCAGCCTTTATGCGACAGAAAAAAGCATTGGCATCCACAGCAGTCAGAAGCGAGTATCTTCTCAGAATGCTCGGGGAAAGCGTTATGTGGGGATGTATCCTGTTTTTGGTTATGTCTTTTACTCCACTGTTGCTCATGTCGCCTGTCCTTGGCCAATTGGTTCAGCAGGGTGTTCTTGCCATCGGAGCGGGAATCTATGAAGAATTTGTTTTTCGAGTCATTTTGATAAGCATTTTTGTCGCCGTCCTTGGATTTATTTTTCAATGGAAACGATCAACGAGTCGTGTAGGTGCCATAATTCTAGCATCTGCATTGTTTTCAGCATTTCATTTTGTTGGAGAATTTGGAGATACGCCTACATTAGCCTTATTTTTAATTCGGTTTTCTGCAGGAATATTTCTAGGAACATTATATGTTTTTCGCGGATTTGGTGTTGCAGCTTACACCCATACAATTTACGACCTGATTGTCCTTTTCCAGGTTGCAACTCGTTCATGA
- a CDS encoding BamA/TamA family outer membrane protein, with product MRIFNVILFCASFATGQSITIDSVVVLSKATVLPFIEARIFQPISGSEVQKETSILFDNIKTDTPFLSDKTQFTLARFNQNKIAAVIHFDPHFDSHVSGMIGTGKTPEGTWESQGELNLHLENVWGTIGTIDVNWHRRDLSSQYTDIQIVEPYLPIIPIGIKFGWKEHLQEGFTLLRSKTVSTIFHANNGWKWDTGIKKTEINPTENGLLNGYKSSSSDMMVFGLSKNSVNHRWLPTVGFRMKTLFDYGIEKKENKRSAISGFKFETEYFHPFKSSWIWMAGLKGQGIFSESGEILSSQKIQFGGMASLRGFREDFFKADWVVIPTIEIRYALFNRMQFSAFIESGLHSEVYQYPVSYGFGLIQESDAAIIKLFYGVGTGNSPSEDGTIHIQFIGLL from the coding sequence GTGCGAATTTTTAATGTCATCCTTTTCTGCGCTTCCTTTGCTACCGGACAATCTATCACCATTGATTCGGTTGTTGTTTTGTCGAAGGCAACCGTTTTGCCATTTATTGAAGCCAGAATTTTTCAACCCATTTCCGGATCTGAAGTACAAAAGGAAACATCAATTTTATTTGATAATATCAAAACAGATACGCCATTTCTTTCAGACAAAACACAGTTTACCCTTGCACGATTTAATCAAAATAAAATTGCAGCTGTGATTCATTTTGATCCACATTTTGATAGTCATGTGTCCGGAATGATTGGAACCGGTAAAACTCCGGAAGGAACTTGGGAATCCCAGGGCGAATTAAATCTTCATTTGGAAAATGTATGGGGAACAATCGGCACGATTGATGTCAATTGGCACCGAAGAGATTTGTCATCACAATACACTGATATTCAGATTGTCGAGCCCTATCTTCCAATTATCCCAATCGGGATAAAATTCGGATGGAAAGAACATCTTCAGGAAGGGTTTACTTTATTACGATCCAAAACTGTTTCGACAATCTTTCATGCAAATAACGGATGGAAATGGGATACCGGAATAAAGAAAACTGAAATCAACCCCACAGAAAATGGATTGTTGAATGGTTATAAATCATCTTCATCTGATATGATGGTATTTGGTTTATCAAAAAATTCCGTAAATCATCGGTGGCTTCCAACGGTTGGATTTCGAATGAAGACTCTTTTTGATTATGGTATTGAGAAAAAGGAAAATAAAAGGTCTGCCATTTCCGGCTTCAAATTTGAAACTGAATATTTTCATCCATTTAAATCAAGTTGGATATGGATGGCAGGATTAAAAGGGCAGGGAATATTTTCGGAATCGGGCGAGATTTTATCGTCACAAAAAATTCAATTTGGCGGCATGGCATCTTTACGCGGATTTAGAGAAGATTTCTTTAAAGCCGATTGGGTTGTTATCCCAACCATCGAAATTCGGTATGCTTTATTTAACAGAATGCAGTTTTCAGCATTCATTGAATCAGGCTTACATTCCGAAGTGTATCAATATCCAGTTAGCTATGGATTCGGTTTAATCCAAGAATCTGATGCTGCTATTATTAAACTATTTTACGGAGTGGGTACAGGCAATAGTCCATCCGAAGATGGAACCATTCACATTCAATTTATAGGTTTATTATAA
- the rnr gene encoding ribonuclease R, translating to MHKKQHQNVTQEGILQVTQKGFGFVLMPDDEPDIFVGRRQLRDAIHGDKVKVQLKKQKRTGNPRGKITGIIQRNSTRFTGTTYKSGRDFYLAISPVTPERGIKLKKNPKKPIQVNMIVTVDVLDWGTAVSPIFARVAHVIGDSKNPENDFDLIISKYDFRPQFPKKVTDFIQFMSEDTIQNEIPNRRDIRNWTTFTIDPESARDFDDAVCIQKTKNGFSLGVHIADVSFFVTPGSELDREALKRATSVYFTEGVVHMLPETLSADLCSLRPEVDRLAMTALMEIDLSGEVTAYEIFPSVIRSDKRFTYDDVQEILDGKETDPLNGKVKLLNTLAEILFKNRSKKGSIDFDIPEPVFSIAEGGIPHEIRPSERKQSHRIVEECMLIANQTVAKLIIKKSGKSKCGIYRIHDKPNTEDVSKFLDLIGRLGISVPTKGTELSSADFRAILLAVEDSPYCNLIENVALRTMSKAIYSMKNRGHFGLAFDQYTHFTSPIRRYPDLVAHRLIRRFNLQDKSYESYGHGAIQSAVERSNEAELLALQAEREYIKLKQLRWLAQKVGQTFEGVISGVVQFGLFVGLKESLAEGLVYIDTMEEDSFVYDEESYSLRGKKTGKEYRLGDRVHVKVLDVLIDKQRANFMLDDLE from the coding sequence ATGCATAAAAAACAACATCAAAACGTAACTCAAGAAGGAATTCTGCAAGTAACTCAAAAAGGATTTGGATTTGTACTCATGCCGGATGATGAGCCGGATATTTTTGTGGGCAGGCGCCAGCTTCGCGATGCCATTCACGGTGACAAAGTAAAAGTGCAGTTAAAAAAACAAAAGCGCACCGGAAATCCCCGAGGAAAGATAACCGGGATTATTCAAAGAAACTCGACCCGATTTACAGGAACAACATACAAATCCGGTAGAGATTTTTATTTAGCGATTTCACCTGTAACACCTGAACGTGGTATCAAGCTAAAAAAGAATCCCAAAAAACCGATTCAGGTTAATATGATTGTTACCGTTGACGTACTGGATTGGGGTACAGCTGTTTCGCCGATTTTCGCTAGAGTAGCACATGTTATTGGCGATTCCAAGAATCCTGAAAATGATTTTGATCTCATCATTTCAAAATATGATTTCCGACCTCAATTCCCGAAAAAGGTAACAGATTTTATTCAATTCATGTCTGAAGACACCATTCAAAATGAAATCCCAAATCGCAGAGATATTCGAAATTGGACCACATTTACCATTGATCCAGAGAGTGCACGAGATTTTGACGATGCAGTATGTATCCAAAAAACCAAAAATGGTTTTTCACTTGGGGTACACATTGCGGATGTTAGCTTTTTCGTTACTCCCGGTTCCGAATTGGACAGAGAAGCGCTAAAACGAGCCACATCCGTTTATTTTACGGAAGGGGTTGTCCATATGCTTCCGGAAACACTTTCGGCGGATTTATGCTCACTCAGGCCGGAAGTTGACCGCCTTGCGATGACGGCGCTCATGGAAATTGATTTATCCGGTGAAGTTACAGCGTATGAAATTTTTCCATCCGTCATTCGAAGTGACAAACGGTTTACTTACGATGATGTCCAGGAAATTTTAGATGGTAAAGAAACGGATCCTTTGAACGGTAAAGTCAAACTTTTAAATACGCTTGCAGAAATTTTATTCAAAAACAGATCCAAAAAAGGCAGTATTGATTTTGATATCCCTGAACCGGTTTTTTCCATCGCAGAAGGTGGAATTCCTCACGAAATACGACCCAGCGAACGAAAACAAAGCCACCGTATTGTCGAAGAATGCATGCTTATTGCAAACCAAACTGTTGCAAAACTTATCATTAAAAAATCTGGGAAATCAAAATGTGGCATTTATCGTATTCACGATAAGCCAAATACTGAGGATGTAAGCAAATTCCTTGATTTGATTGGAAGACTCGGAATTTCTGTCCCAACTAAAGGAACCGAGTTATCCTCAGCAGATTTTAGAGCAATTCTGTTGGCAGTGGAAGATTCTCCATATTGTAATTTAATCGAAAATGTGGCACTTAGAACCATGAGTAAAGCGATATATTCTATGAAAAACAGAGGACATTTCGGACTTGCATTTGATCAATACACTCATTTCACATCGCCCATACGGAGGTATCCGGATTTGGTGGCACACCGTCTAATTAGGCGTTTTAATCTTCAAGATAAATCGTATGAATCCTATGGGCACGGCGCAATTCAATCTGCCGTAGAACGGTCCAATGAAGCAGAATTACTCGCGCTTCAGGCAGAGCGAGAATATATAAAGTTAAAACAGCTTCGGTGGCTTGCGCAAAAGGTGGGACAAACATTTGAAGGTGTCATCTCCGGTGTGGTGCAATTTGGGTTATTTGTTGGATTAAAAGAATCGCTGGCAGAAGGTTTGGTTTATATAGATACCATGGAAGAAGACTCATTTGTTTATGATGAAGAGTCGTACTCCTTAAGAGGAAAAAAGACAGGAAAAGAATATAGATTAGGCGATCGAGTGCACGTGAAGGTTTTGGATGTCCTTATTGATAAACAGCGGGCAAATTTTATGTTGGATGATCTTGAATAA
- a CDS encoding zinc ribbon domain-containing protein — translation MKKRFLLLIIPIFAFGNDFSRFDVAVYPEYYFPGVMVEIQVEPLEGQSFPEFSMVIPSNADSAFMVGQSDESEPILLAIHSFDGESQIVIPESNVSVRIFYFYSVERKGHSVSFDVILEIDAIVADAHILIQEPMVAELFTLSEKGAEVFQDTHGLTFHRFHVKDVKPGANKSIVVSYQNTSGETTIDLLKSMLNTNNTNTNREKPNRSKSMGAIQRHTLPTWQPLTVLGALAIIIGLLFTQQRKREEHGEGKAFCTSCGSGVQPNDKFCAKCGKEQ, via the coding sequence ATGAAAAAACGTTTTTTACTTCTCATTATCCCAATATTTGCATTCGGGAATGATTTCAGCAGATTTGATGTTGCCGTGTATCCGGAATATTATTTTCCCGGTGTCATGGTTGAGATTCAGGTAGAACCATTAGAGGGACAATCGTTTCCGGAATTTTCAATGGTCATACCATCCAATGCCGACTCGGCGTTTATGGTAGGTCAATCTGATGAGAGCGAACCGATATTATTAGCAATCCATTCCTTTGATGGAGAAAGTCAAATTGTAATTCCCGAATCGAATGTTTCTGTCCGAATTTTCTACTTTTATTCAGTAGAGCGAAAAGGACATTCTGTTTCATTTGATGTTATTCTGGAAATAGATGCAATCGTTGCTGATGCACACATATTAATTCAAGAACCTATGGTTGCAGAGTTATTTACTTTATCGGAAAAAGGTGCAGAAGTTTTTCAGGATACACACGGATTGACGTTTCATCGATTTCATGTAAAAGATGTAAAGCCCGGTGCGAACAAATCCATAGTCGTTTCGTATCAAAATACTTCAGGAGAAACGACAATTGATCTTCTAAAATCGATGCTTAATACCAATAATACAAACACAAATAGAGAAAAACCTAATCGGTCGAAGTCGATGGGTGCGATCCAGCGCCATACACTTCCAACGTGGCAGCCTCTAACCGTTTTAGGCGCATTGGCGATTATAATTGGTTTATTGTTTACCCAACAGCGTAAAAGGGAAGAACATGGCGAAGGAAAGGCGTTTTGCACATCATGCGGTTCAGGTGTTCAGCCGAACGATAAATTTTGCGCGAAATGCGGAAAGGAACAATAA